Genomic segment of Halalkalicoccus subterraneus:
CGCGTGGATCAACGCCGAGACGGGCGTCGGGCCTTCCATCGCGTCGGGCAACCAGGTGTGAAGCGGGAACTGCGCGGACTTGCCGATGACTCCCCCGAGAACGAGCAGTCCGAGGATCGTGATCCACGTCTCGGCGGGGAATCCAAACAGCGTTTCGCCGCCCTCGATGGCCTCCTGTGCCAGTTGCGGGAACGCGCCCTCGCCGGCGAACTGCGCGGTACCGAACGTCGTGAGGATCCCGACGACGCCGATCAGGAAGAAGTAGTCGCCGAAGCGTGTCACGAGGAACGCCTTCTTCGCGGCGCTCGACGGGGCATCCTCGCGGAACCAGAACCCGATCAGCAGGAACGAGCACAGTCCCACGAGCTCGAAGAACATGAACGCCATCAGCAGGTTGTCCGCGAAGACGAAGGAGAGCATGCTGAACGTGAACAGTCCGAGGCCGGCGTAGTACCGGGGAAGCCCGGTTTCACCCTCGTCGTTCAT
This window contains:
- a CDS encoding NADH-quinone oxidoreductase subunit 5 family protein produces the protein MAFEYAPLIALFPLASFVIALVAGEYLPKKGGLVGIVATGGSLLLSIWAMLRVAGGETYDETLYTWITGLGEETISLSFGLLLDPLSTMMLVIVSLIALLVHLFSLGYMNDEGETGLPRYYAGLGLFTFSMLSFVFADNLLMAFMFFELVGLCSFLLIGFWFREDAPSSAAKKAFLVTRFGDYFFLIGVVGILTTFGTAQFAGEGAFPQLAQEAIEGGETLFGFPAETWITILGLLVLGGVIGKSAQFPLHTWLPDAMEGPTPVSALIHA